The Chitinophagales bacterium genome includes a window with the following:
- the dapA gene encoding 4-hydroxy-tetrahydrodipicolinate synthase, giving the protein MLRKFRGTGVALVTPFTDEGQVDYEGLKRVIEHTIKGKVEYLVSLGTTGESVTLSKEEKLKVLEFTITTVSGRVPLVAGFGGNNTAEVVESIKKFHFNGVEAILSVSPYYNKPTQEGIYRHYRAIAEASPVPVILYNVPGRTASNITAQTTLRLAHDCPNIIGIKEASGDFLQVMAILRDKPEHFFVVSGDDALTLPQVLLGCDGVISVVANAFPAEFSEMVRAALHHDLIRARKMQYRLLEIMQLLFREGNPAGVKCALEILQICGSAVRLPLVPASDTLRKDLKAAILALENSKVPAS; this is encoded by the coding sequence ATGCTTCGCAAATTCAGGGGAACCGGAGTGGCGCTCGTTACCCCATTTACCGATGAGGGACAGGTTGATTACGAAGGCTTAAAACGTGTTATTGAACACACCATTAAGGGTAAAGTGGAGTATTTGGTTTCCCTGGGTACCACCGGAGAATCAGTTACTCTCAGCAAAGAAGAGAAATTAAAAGTACTGGAATTTACCATTACCACCGTGAGTGGCCGTGTGCCCCTGGTAGCCGGCTTTGGGGGGAATAATACCGCAGAGGTTGTAGAATCTATAAAAAAATTTCACTTTAACGGGGTTGAAGCAATTTTATCGGTAAGCCCCTATTACAACAAACCTACGCAGGAAGGTATTTACCGCCATTATCGCGCAATAGCTGAAGCATCGCCTGTACCTGTTATCCTGTACAATGTTCCCGGACGCACTGCCTCTAATATAACCGCACAGACTACCTTACGGCTTGCACATGACTGCCCCAATATTATCGGCATTAAAGAAGCCAGCGGAGATTTTTTACAGGTTATGGCAATTTTGCGGGATAAGCCGGAACATTTTTTCGTTGTTTCGGGAGACGATGCGCTAACCCTGCCGCAGGTACTGCTGGGCTGTGATGGAGTTATTTCCGTTGTAGCCAATGCTTTTCCGGCAGAGTTTAGTGAGATGGTTCGGGCTGCATTACATCACGATCTTATCCGGGCACGTAAAATGCAATACCGGCTGCTGGAAATAATGCAACTGCTTTTCCGGGAAGGTAACCCTGCAGGGGTCAAGTGTGCTCTGGAAATTCTGCAGATCTGTGGCAGCGCAGTCAGGCTGCCGCTGGTGCCGGCCAGCGATACCCTCAGAAAGGACCTCAAAGCCGCTATCCTCGCCCTGGAGAACTCAAAGGTACCTGCCTCTTGA